In Cicer arietinum cultivar CDC Frontier isolate Library 1 chromosome 7, Cicar.CDCFrontier_v2.0, whole genome shotgun sequence, a single window of DNA contains:
- the LOC101502082 gene encoding uncharacterized protein, which produces MLSSTSTREIHQKSVLQIKQDDKFFSKLLSKESSNCNPSFRVSVAVPFVWESQPGTPKYTFSQTTLPPLTPPPSYHFNNINNNTKRNEKKHSKFNLLLGLLQKLNLKKINQSSLSSLHPSNSSSAVDSAKITSAARGRRRFLSHGSSFDFRVENAENDGAGSPTSTLCFGIPRSASSNGGFQSNYKRRIR; this is translated from the coding sequence atGTTAAGTTCTACTTCTACACGTGAGATTCATCAAAAGAGTGTTCTTCAAATTAAACAAGATGACAAATTTTTCAGCAAGTTACTTTCAAAGGAAAGTTCCAATTGTAACCCATCTTTCAGAGTTTCTGTTGCTGTTCCATTTGTTTGGGAATCTCAACCTGGTACTCCCAAATACACATTCTCTCAAACCACTCTTCCTCCTCTTACACCTCCACCTTCCTATCATTTCAACAATATCAATAATAACACTAAAAGGAACGAAAAAAAGCACTCAAAATTCAATCTTCTTTTGGGATTGCTACAAAAACTAAACCTCAAGAAAATCAACCAGTCTTCGTTGTCATCTTTACACCCTTCAAATTCATCATCAGCAGTAGATTCTGCAAAAATTACCTCCGCGGCGAGGGGTAGGAGGAGATTCTTAAGCCATGGATCATCTTTTGACTTCAGGGTTGAAAATGCAGAAAATGATGGTGCTGGTTCACCAACTTCAACATTGTGCTTTGGAATTCCTCGTTCCGCCAGTTCTAATGGTGGCTTCCAAAGTAATTACAAGAGGCGCATAAGGTAA
- the LOC101502409 gene encoding uncharacterized protein, which translates to MESSYEDIRRKTMEENKKRMEALNLTHLSQSLHKSSSTISKTSPRFTKGRPRVILPGDLQVTKMKHLRRHGLQPTFQVIEPLPSPMTTPTNPPSSQAPPSQAPPFQAPPSQATTSLAVQTIEPHLSPVTTTPTTVQATEATPSQVTTPRSVQETETTHFQETSSHSEDVVEDEPEISQKRNFTFWDVEVINEAGHISKTHLRVSDVLEAPPNVSRIITRWNSNGQPVGSAAGLLGGFLGEIARKFKDFPIMYDNWKLVPSTRKNEIFKDKIQSKFVVDDKDNKKYILSSLGKKWRDARCRLFKKFYKWDISLEENLQNYPRSINQDHWTIFVQYRRKTDTMEKADKNAANREKLKILHTLGSKTLARKRDELELRDGRKYSRGEMYSICHKKSDGSFVNDEAKEKYEQLQAEIGKTPSPNEAFVNVFGKEHPGYVRCMGLGITPSQITTSTSHSVRSMSSSEANEKMEKMQAEIDRLKKRDSEVDMLKEQIAFLMQMQNSRDKQAMDIESPIDGRRSSESSHQPDDRGTTSLGTN; encoded by the exons ATGGAATCATCATATGAGGATATTCGACGTAAAACAAtggaagagaataaaaaaaggaTGGAGGCTCTCAATCTAACTCATCTCTCTCAATCCCTTCACAAATCTTCTTCCACCATTTCAAAAACCTCACCG CGTTTCACGAAGGGTCGGCCGAGGGTTATACTACCAGGAGATCTTCAAGTAACCAAAATGAAGCACTTGCGGAGACATGGTTTACAACCAACGTTCCAAGTGATAGAACCACTACCATCTCCGATGACAACACCGACAAATCCACCATCTTCTCAAGCACCGCCTTCTCAAGCACCACCTTTTCAAGCACCACCTTCTCAAGCGACAACATCGCTAGCTGTGCAAACGATAGAACCACATCTTTCTCCGGTGACAACAACACCAACTACTGTGCAAGCGACAGAAGCAACACCTTCTCAAGTGACAACACCAAGATCAGTGCAAGAGACAGAAACAACACATTTCCAAGAGACATCCTCTCACTCTGAAGATGTGGTAGAAGATGAGCcagaaatttctcaaaaaaggaATTTTACATTTTGGGATGTAGAAGTCATTA ATGAGGCGGGACATATTTCAAAGACACACTTAAGGGTATCAGACGTGCTTGAAGCTCCTCCTAATGTTAGCAGAATAATAACTAGATGGAATTCAAATGGGCAACCGGTAGGATCAGCTGCTGGTTTGTTAGGCGGTTTTTTGGGTGAAATTGCAAGGAAGTTTAAGGATTTTCCTATAATGTACGACAATTGGAAACTAGTTCCATCGacaagaaaaaatgaaatttttaaggataaaatacag TCAAAATTTGTTGTCGATGATaaagacaacaaaaaatatatcctTTCAAGCCTTGGAAAGAAATGGCGAGATGCACGATGTAGgttgtttaagaaattttataagTGGGACATTTCTTTGGAGgaaaatctacaaaattatccaCGTTCTATTAATCAAGACCATTGGACTATTTTTGTCCAATACAGGCGTAAGACAGATACAATG GAGAAGGCTGATAAAAATGCTGCAAATAGAGAAAAGCTAAAGATCCTTCATACATTAGGCTCTAAGACGCTTGCAAGGAAGAGGGATGAGTTG GAACTGAGAGATGGTCGAAAATACAGTAGGGGTGAAATGTATTCAATTTGTCATAAAAAGTCTGATGGGTCATTTGTCAACGACGAAGCCAAGGAAAAATAT GAACAATTGCAAGCTGAAATTGGGAAGACTCCTTCTCCAAATGAAGCATTTGTTAATGTGTTTGGAAAAGAACATCCTGGATATGTTCGTTGTATGGGACTTGGAATAACACCATCACAAATTACTACATCTACTTCTCACTCTGTAAGATCGATGTCTTCCTCTGAAGCTAATGAAAAGATGGAGAAAATGCAAGCTGAAATTGATAGGCTTAAGAAAAGGGATTCTGAAGTTGATATGTTGAAGGAGCAAATTGCTTTCTTGATGCAAATGCAAAATTCTAGAGACAAAcag gcaATGGACATAGAATCGCCAATAGATGGTAGACGTTCATCTGAGTCCAGCCACCAACCTGATGATCGTGGAACAACTTCATTAGGGACTAATTAG
- the LOC101506483 gene encoding uncharacterized protein, with amino-acid sequence MDKSWIKKPHTSDEYDQGIKEFINFAFRDELENGEIICPCKRCGFKKPQSRSVMYDHLKCKPFPKGYTIWVHHGESIGETSTISPISISNIVQDTVVVDDQMQNMINDAFGVEDHANEVPIESNAEKEKNASTQRYEEAKEYYELSREGEKPLYEGCVKYSRLSFLVKLYHIKCLCGMTNKAMTMVLELLKDAFEFANIPNSFYEAKKTITKLGLNYEKIPVCPNNCMLYWGNKEDEERETCKICNTSKWKSKAKVGAVGVSGDGNNRKKVPAKVLRYFPLKPRLQRLFLSSKSAEDMRWHANDSKNDGMLRHPRDSEAWKHFDLTHPWFASDPRNVRLALASDGFNPFGMMSTNYSIWPVILIPYNTPPWVCMKHTSFIMSMIIPGKKMPGNDIDVYLQPLVKELKELWTTGVDTYDSFKKEMFTLHATLMWTISDFPGLGTLSGWNTYTGLACPSCNMDSTPRRLPHSKKWCFMGHRRFLDQRHRFRLNKVRFDGQQDMRGPPKMLSGLQILEQVQNIDVTFGRKPDKERSGKRIRGGRPTQGVNQQWKKKSIFFELPYWKDNLLRHNLDMMHIEKNVCDNIIFTLLNDSTKSKDHLNARKDLKAMGIRPDLWPNENGRISPAVFTLTTKGKKRFLTTLKNITVPDGYSSNISRCIDMENLKLNGMLKSHDCHILMEQLLPLAIRATLPDDVSAIMIEFCSLFRQLCSKVLNVDDLEKLQNQVVLTLCHMEMIFPPSFFTVMVHLVVHLVEEVKLGGPVHYRWMYPVERYLGILKSYVRNKARPEGSIAEGYLVQEILTFCSRYIENIETRWNQLGRVDDEPINEIQTDSRVAELFPRVGKSVGGSSYYTLTPIEKLQAHRHVLTNCIIVDYYLRQYRSIIRSQMRSGARSTSEVDKKICNNLDNISGSDKNVLVSLAQGPSDKVRRFTAFNVNGFKFRTLARDNLLKTQNSGVFGMFGTRSYSSNSDAQMRFGGVPYYGRLIDIIEVSYDGFKVPMFKCKWANTTNPRGIKTDKLGFTSINFARLIHTGEHEDDEPYIKASEAQMVYYVDDEKEQGWSIPIHLKPRDLYDMGGDDEIMAPIEPYPSQNLEHIFSNETTHIQLARMTTDDDPETSTFNDDFDDNNHDMNL; translated from the exons ATGGATAAATCATGGATTAAGAAGCCACACACATCGGATGAATATGATCAAGGGATAAaggaatttattaattttgcctTTCGAGATGAATTAGAAAATGGCGAAATAATATGTCCTTGTAAACGTTGTGGTTTCAAAAAACCGCAGAGTAGAAGTGTAATGTATGATCACTTAAAGTGCAAACCATTTCCAAAGGGATACACCATTTGGGTACATCACGGAGAGTCCATAGGAGAAACTAGTACTATCTCACCTATTAGTATTTCTAATATAGTTCAAGACACAGTTGTCGTTGATGATCAAATGCAAAACATGATTAACGATGCTTTTGGAGTCGAAGATCATGCAAATGAAGTACCCATTGAATCAAATGCAGagaaggagaaaaatgcaagtACACAAAGGTATGAAGAGGCCAAAGAGTACTATGAATTAAGTAGAGAAGGAGAAAAACCTTTGTATGAAGGGTGTGTTAAATATTCAAGACTATCTTTTTTGGTAAAGTTGTATCACATCAAATGTTTATGTGGAATGACTAATAAAGCCATGACAATGGTTTTAGAGTTATTAAAAGATGCATTTGAATTTGCAAATATACCAAATTCATTCTATGAAGCCAAGAAAACAATCACCAAGCTtggtttaaattatgaaaaaatccCTGTTTGTCCGAATAATTGTATGCTTTATTGGGGTAATAAGGAAGATGAAGAAAGGGAGACCTGCAAAATTTGTAATACTTCGAAATGGAAATCAAAAGCAAAAGTTGGTGCAGTTGGAGTGTCTGGTGATGGCAATAATCGAAAGAAAGTTCCTGCAAAAGTTCTTCGCTATTTTCCATTAAAACCACGGTTACAAAGATTATTTTTGTCGTCAAAGTCGGCCGAGGATATGAGATGGCATGCAAATGATAGTAAGAATGATGGAATGTTGAGGCATCCTAGAGATTCTGAAGCATGGAAACATTTTGACTTGACACACCCTTGGTTTGCATCAGACCCGCGAAATGTGCGTCTTGCATTAGCTAGTGATGGTTTTAATCCTTTTGGTATGATGAGTACAAATTATAGTATTTGGCCAGTTATTCTCATTCCATACAACACTCCTCCATGGGTGTGCATGAAACATACATCTTTTATAATGTCAATGATAATTCCCGGTAAAAAAATGCCAGGAAATGATATTGATGTCTATTTACAACCTCTAGTAAAAGAATTAAAGGAGTTATGGACAACAGGTGTCGATACAtacgattcttttaaaaaagagaTGTTCACATTACATGCAACTTTGATGTGGACAATTAGTGATTTTCCAGGGCTGGGTACACTTTCTGGGTGGAACACTTACACTGGACTTGCTTGCCCATCGTGTAACATGGACTCTACTCCTCGTCGTCTTCCACATAGCAAAAAATGGTGTTTTATGGGTCATCGTCGTTTTCTTGATCAGAGACATAGATTTAGATTGAACAAGGTTCGCTTTGATGGTCAACAAGATATGCGTGGTCCACCTAAAATGTTATCTGGGCTTCAAATTCTTGAACAGGTTCAAAATATTGATGTCACATTTGGTAGAAAGCCAGATAAAGAAAGGTCGGGAAAAAGAATACGTGGTGGACGACCTACACAAGGTGTCAATCAacaatggaaaaagaaaagcATATTCTTTGAACTTCCATATTGGAAGGATAATCTTCTGCGCCACAATCTTGAcatgatgcatattgagaaaaatgtgtgCGATAATATCATATTTACTTTGCTAAATGATAGCACAAAAAGTAAAGATCATCTTAATGCAAGAAAAGACCTTAAAGCTATGGGCATAAGACCTGACCTTTGGCccaatgaaaatggaagaattTCTCCAGCCGTCTTTACTCTTACTACTAAAGGTAAGAagagatttttaacaactttaaagAATATCACTGTGCCTGATGGTTATTCAAGCAACATTTCTAGATGCATTGACATGGAAAATCTTAAGTTGAATGGAATGTTGAAGAGTCATGATTGTCACATATTGATGGAACAACTTCTACCGTTAGCCATTCGAGCAACATTACCTGATGATGTTTCAGCTATAATGATTGAGTTTTGCTCACTTTTTAGACAATTATGCAGTAAAGTATTGAATGTTGATGATTTGGAAAAATTGCAAAATCAGGTTGTCCTCACTTTATGCCACATGGAAATGATATTTCCTCCCTCATTCTTCACTGTTATGGTTCACTTGGTTGTTCACCTTGTTGAAGAAGTTAAACTTGGAGGTCCTGTTCATTATCGATGGATGTATCCTGTTGAAAG GTACTTAGGAATACTTAAATCGTATGTACGTAATAAAGCACGACCAGAAGGGTCTATTGCAGAAGGATACCTTGTACAAGAGATTCTTACATTTTGTTCAAGGTATATAGAAAACATTGAGACTAGATGGAATCAACTTGGTCGTGTAGATGATGAGCCTATTAATGAGATACAAACTGACTCACGTGTAGCTGAATTATTTCCTAGAGTTGGAAAATCGGTTGGTGGTTCTTCATACTACACCCTTACACCAATTGAAAAGTTACAAGCTCATAGACACGTTTTAACAAACTGCATCATAGTTGACTACTATCTAAG GCAATATAGAAGTATTATTCGAAGCCAAATGAGGAGTGGTGCAAGGAGTACTTCTGAGGTAGACAAGAAG ATTTGCAACAATCTCGACAACATTAGTGGATCAGATAAAAATGTTCTCGTTAGTCTTGCTCAAGGTCCTTCTGATAAAGTTAGAAGGTTCACTGCATTTAATGTCAATGGTTTCAAATTTCGAACATTGGCACGagacaatttattaaaaactcaaaatagtGGAGTTTTTGGCATGTTCGGAACACGAAGTTACTCAAGCAATAGTGATGCCCAAATGAGATTTGGAGGAGTGCCTTACTATGGAAGATTGATAGATATCATTGAGGTTTCCTATGATGGCTTCAAAGTGCCCATGTTTAAATGCAAATGGGCGAATACCACAAATCCAAGAGGCATTAAGACAGATAAGTTGGGTTTTACCTCTATAAATTTTGCAAGACTAATACATACTGGGgagcatgaagatgatgagCCATACATTAAAGCGTCAGAAGCTCAAATGGTTTATTATGTGGATGATGAAAAGGAACAAGGATGGAGCATACCTATTCATTTAAAGCCACGGGACTTGTATGACATGGGTGGAGATGATGAAATTATGGCACCCATTGAACCATACCCATCTCAAAATTTGGAACACATTTTTTCTAATGAAACCACACATATACAATTGGCAAGAATGACTACAGATGATGATCCTGAAACTTCAACTTttaatgatgattttgatgacAACAATCATGATATGAATTTATGA